TGCGGCGAGCCCGGCTGTGAGAAGCCGCTGCTCGCCCGGGGACTGTGCGCCGCGCACTACCACCGTGAGCGGCGCAGGAAGGCCGCCGGTTCGGAGACCGGCGGCGCCTGAGGGACTACTTCCGCTTGGCCTGCTCCACCTTGAGCGTGCGCTCGCCGTGGGGCTTGCCGTGCGTGGCCTCGAAGCCCGCCACGTCCTCGTCGGCGACGAAGACATAGGCGTAGGTGGGGCGCAGGTCCGTGCGCAGCACCTTGCCGGCCGGAGCGCCCGCGGCCTCCAGCGCGGCGGCGACGCCCGCCTCGTCCAGGCCGTCCTGCTTGCCCAGGCCCACCCACAGGCGCGTCTGGCCTTCCACCTCCGGCAGGGCCTCCTGACGGGGACGGCGCTCCGGACGCTGGCCGCGCGGACGGTGACGCTCCACCTTCAGCGGCTTCTCGCCGTGCAGCTTGCCGTTGACGGCGTCGAAGCCGGGCGCGTCCTCCTCGGCGATGTACGCGTAGCCGTAGGTGGGGCGCAGCAGCGTGCGCAGCACCTTGCCGGCCGGAGCACCCGCGGCCTCCAGCGCGGCGGGCAGCTTCGCCTCGTCCATGCCGTCGTCCATGCCCAGGTTGATCCACAGCTTCGCCTCGCCGGGGCCCGCGTCCGGGGACGGGGGCGGGCGGGGCGTGGCCTCACGCTCCGTGCGCGGCTTGCTCTTCTCCACGCGCAGCGTCTTGGAGCCATGCTGCTTGCCGTTGAGCGTCTCGAAGGCGGCGGCGTCCTCCTCCGCCACGAAGACGTAGGCGAACGTCGGGCGCAGCTCGGCGCGGACCAGCTTGCCCACCGGGGCGCCCGCGTCCTCCATGGCGGTGGCGATGCTGCCCGGCCCCAGGCCGTCCGCCGTCCCCAGGTTCACCCACAGCTTGGCCTCGCCGGGACCGGCCTCCAGCGCCGCGGCGCCACCCCGGCTGCTCTCGCCGCCACGCTCGCGACGGGCATCGTCACGGCGGGGACGGCGCTCGCGCTCCGAGGACTCGCCGCGCTTCTCGCGCCGGTCATCCCGCTCGCGGCGCTCACCGCGCTCACGCTTCTCGCCGCGGTCGCGCCGGCCGCTGCCCTCGCGGCTCTCGCTCTTGCGCTCCTGCGGCGGCTCACGGCCCTCCGCCGCCATCGCCGCCGCGGCCTTCTCCATGCGCAGGTGGCTGAAGAAGTACTTGAGCAGGAAGGCGATGAGGTCGTCGGCGTCCGCGCGCGGCTTGAGCTGCGCGGCCAGCGGCAGGAAGCCCTCGAAGACGGAGCCGCCCGCGGCCTCCTGGATTTCGCGCACGTGGCGCTCCGTCCACAGGCGCATGGCCTCTTCCGGCGCGGGCATCTCGCGCCGGTCGAACTTGATGCCGTACTTCTTCTCCAGCGCGGTGTACGTCGCCAGCTCGCGCCCGGAGAAGAGGTTGATGGCGGTGCCCTTGTTGCCGATGCGGCCCGTGCGGCCCACGCGGTGCAGGTACACCGCCGGGTCCTCCGGCAGGGAGTAGTTGATGACGTACTCCAGCCCGGAGATGTCGATGCCGCGCGCCGCGATGTCCGTGGCGACCATGAAGGCCACCTCGCCGCGCTTCACCTTGCCCATGACGCGCTCGCGCTCCTTCTGCGGCAGGTCGCCATTGAGCAGCTCCGCGTCGAAGCCGTTGCGGTTGAGCACCGCCGTCACCAGCGCCGTGTCATCCCGCGTGTTGCAGAAGATGATGGCGTTCTGGGGCTCTTCCTTCTCCAGCACGTAGATGAGGTTGCGCGGCTTGGGGAAGGCGTCCGACACGTCGTAGCGGATGTGGTGGATGTGCTCCACCGTGAAGACGTCGCCGGACAGCAGCAGCGTCTCCGCGTTCGTCGTGTAGCGCGCGATGAGGTTCTGGATGTCCGTGGGGACGGTGGCGCTGAAGAGCAGCACCTGGCGCGTCTTCGGAAGGCGGTCGAGGATGCGGGTGACCTCCTCGTAGAATCCCTGGTTGAGCATCTCGTCCGCTTCATCCAGGACGGCGTGGTCACACGCGTCGAGCTTCAGGTTGCCGCGGTTGATGTGGTCGAACACGCGGCCCGGCGTGCCGACGATGATGGGCGTGCCTTCCTCCAGCGCGTCCTCCTGCTGCTTCATGGAGGCGCCGCCGTAGATGGCCGCGACCTTCAGGCCCTTGATCTTGCCGAGCAGCTTCAGCTCGTCGGCCACCTGGATGGCCAGCTCACGGGTGGGGCAGAGGATGAGCGCGCGCACGCGGCGCTCGTCGGCGGGAATCTTCTCCAGCAGGGGCAGGCCGAACGCGGCCGTCTTCCCGGTGCCCGTCTTGCTGCGAACGATGAGATCTTTTCCCTCCATGGCGGGCCGGAAGGCGCGGGCCTGGACGGGGGTGGGGTTGGTATAACCGCGCTCCGCCAGCGCTTGGCGGATGGGCTCTGACAGGTTCATGTCGTCGAAGCCGATGTCCGCGATGTACTCGGCGGGACGCGTCGGGGCTTCGTCAGGCGCCGGACTCCCCGGCACGTTTGGCTCTTGGATGTCGCTCATCGGGCATGGGCATAGCCCCTGCATTACCCTGTGGCAACAATCGCGGCACTTTGCTGTATGGAGCCCCCATGGCGAATGGGAGGAAAAGAACCAAAGGTACGTCCCCCCGACCCCGGGCGAAACGGCCGGCCTCGCCGGGCGCTGGCGACGTCGTGGACGCCGAGGTGGAGGGGGCGGACGCAGAGGCTCAAACGGACCCGGATTCCCTGGAACCCGATGCGGCCGAGCTGGCGGAGGTCGAGCCGGAGGCCGACCTGAGCGCCCCCGTGGTGCCTCCCCGGGCGCTGGTGCGTGCCAGCGAGGCGGGGCTCACCCCCAGGGACCCCCTCCAGGCCTACATGGCCGAGGTTCAGCGCCACCCGCTGCTGACGCGGGACGAGGAGCTCCAGCTCGCCCGGCACTACCGGGCGTCCGGGGACGTCAACGCGGCCTACCGCCTGGTGGCGTCCAACCTGCGCCTCGTCGTGAAGCTGGCCCATGAGTACCACCGCAACCCGCTGTCGCTGCTGGACCTGGTCCAGGAGGGCAACATCGGGCTGATGCAGGCGGTGAAGAAGTACGACCCCGAGCGCGGCGTGAAGCTGAGCAGCTACGCGGCGTGGTGGATTCGCGCGTACATCCTTCGCTACATCATGGACAACTGGAAGATGGTGAAGCTGGGGACCACGGAGGCCCAGCGGAAGCTCTTCTTCAAGCTGCGCCAGGAGCAGGAGAAGCTCATCGCGCAGGGCTTCGAGGCCAGCCCGAAGCTGCTCGCCGAGCGCCTCAACGTCACCGAGCAGGACGTGGTGGAGATGGACCAGCGGCTGGGGCACGACGAGATGTCCATCGACGCGCCGCTGGGGAACGACGAGGACTCCCGCGCCACGCGCGCGGACCGCTACCTGCCTTCCAGCGGCGTGCCGGCGGACGAGCGCCTGGGCGCCGAGCAGCTCAAGGCGCTCTTCCGCGAGAAGCTGGCGGCGTTCGCCCAGTCGCTGGAGGGCAAGGAGCGCTTCATCTTCGAGAACCGGCTCACCTCCGACGAGCCCCTGACGCTGCAGGACATTGGCGACAAGTACGGCGTCAGCCGGGAGCGGGCGCGGCAAATCGAGGCGGCCCTCATCAACCGGATGCGGGAGTTCATGCGCGAACAGATTCCGGACTTCGACCTGGTCGCCAGTCCCAAGTCTTGACGTTGGGGGGGGGAGGGGGGAGGGCGGTCCGCCGGGCACTGGGGCTATGCTGCCGGCACCCGTTCGTTCTCCTCGAGCCTGAAGGGGACCCCCACATGCACCGCTCCACCCGCTTCGCGGGAGTGTGTCTCGCCGTCGTCACGTTGCTGGCGCTCAGTGGCTGCGCCAACTCGATGCGCAAGAGCTACCTGCGCGACAAAACCGCCGACCACGTCTACCGCCAGGAGTTG
This genomic window from Myxococcus hansupus contains:
- a CDS encoding DEAD/DEAH box helicase, with protein sequence MSDIQEPNVPGSPAPDEAPTRPAEYIADIGFDDMNLSEPIRQALAERGYTNPTPVQARAFRPAMEGKDLIVRSKTGTGKTAAFGLPLLEKIPADERRVRALILCPTRELAIQVADELKLLGKIKGLKVAAIYGGASMKQQEDALEEGTPIIVGTPGRVFDHINRGNLKLDACDHAVLDEADEMLNQGFYEEVTRILDRLPKTRQVLLFSATVPTDIQNLIARYTTNAETLLLSGDVFTVEHIHHIRYDVSDAFPKPRNLIYVLEKEEPQNAIIFCNTRDDTALVTAVLNRNGFDAELLNGDLPQKERERVMGKVKRGEVAFMVATDIAARGIDISGLEYVINYSLPEDPAVYLHRVGRTGRIGNKGTAINLFSGRELATYTALEKKYGIKFDRREMPAPEEAMRLWTERHVREIQEAAGGSVFEGFLPLAAQLKPRADADDLIAFLLKYFFSHLRMEKAAAAMAAEGREPPQERKSESREGSGRRDRGEKRERGERRERDDRREKRGESSERERRPRRDDARRERGGESSRGGAAALEAGPGEAKLWVNLGTADGLGPGSIATAMEDAGAPVGKLVRAELRPTFAYVFVAEEDAAAFETLNGKQHGSKTLRVEKSKPRTEREATPRPPPSPDAGPGEAKLWINLGMDDGMDEAKLPAALEAAGAPAGKVLRTLLRPTYGYAYIAEEDAPGFDAVNGKLHGEKPLKVERHRPRGQRPERRPRQEALPEVEGQTRLWVGLGKQDGLDEAGVAAALEAAGAPAGKVLRTDLRPTYAYVFVADEDVAGFEATHGKPHGERTLKVEQAKRK
- a CDS encoding sigma-70 family RNA polymerase sigma factor, whose amino-acid sequence is MANGRKRTKGTSPRPRAKRPASPGAGDVVDAEVEGADAEAQTDPDSLEPDAAELAEVEPEADLSAPVVPPRALVRASEAGLTPRDPLQAYMAEVQRHPLLTRDEELQLARHYRASGDVNAAYRLVASNLRLVVKLAHEYHRNPLSLLDLVQEGNIGLMQAVKKYDPERGVKLSSYAAWWIRAYILRYIMDNWKMVKLGTTEAQRKLFFKLRQEQEKLIAQGFEASPKLLAERLNVTEQDVVEMDQRLGHDEMSIDAPLGNDEDSRATRADRYLPSSGVPADERLGAEQLKALFREKLAAFAQSLEGKERFIFENRLTSDEPLTLQDIGDKYGVSRERARQIEAALINRMREFMREQIPDFDLVASPKS